Below is a genomic region from Bacillus mycoides.
AAAACCTTGATTTGCAATATATTGTTGATACTTACTATACAGCTCTTCAGATTTCACATTTTTATACTTAACTACCTGTAATTCATCAAGTTTTTTCCATTCTTTTAAATATGCTTCAAAATCATCTGTTTTCCCAATAAACACAGTACTTTCTTTACCTTTCATACTATCGTATATGTTTTGATCTACAATTTTTATTTTATGATTAGGATATATATAATTTGGCTGAATTGTTTCGAAAGCGTCGCTCCATTGTTTTGATTTTGCATCCTCTTTACCCCATTGTCTTGACAATGCAAATGCATCCATGGGAATCTCTTCTGAAACTTTCATTATCTTCTCATTTTTTCTATCTTTTACTAAAGGATGATTGTTCTCTAGCTCTTCTTTTATATAATAAACATACTTATCATCTACTTTGTAACGATATTCAAGTTTCTCCTGAAATAAAATACTACTCAAAATGTTCTTTTCTTCTGCTGTTGGATTATGAACTACCGAATCGTAAATTGTTCCTTTATCAGTCTGCTTTAAAACGTCATTTTTAAATGCCATACCACACGCAATTCCACCTGCTCCAAGGGCTACTAAGATTGCTACCGTCGCAAGCACATTTGTTAAGCCATTAATGCGGAAGTTTAATTGAGCAAAGGTAAAAGCATTAAGCCCTTTTTCACTACGCTTTTTATTACTTTTTATTTTTTTATCATAACTGGGAGAAGTGATCCAAACAACATGTAAGTACTAACAGTTGCTGCGATTAATCCAAGAGCCATTAATGTAGGAACGGTTCCTAGATTTTTTGCCTGTGGTATATAGAGCAATGATGCATAACCAATACCTAACAAAATCAGACCAAGTAATGCAACTACAACTGTCATTTTTCCTTTTACCGCGCCACGCTCTGTTTGTGCACCTGCATGTACAAGTCGTAATATAGAAATACGTGACAATTTAATACTATTCATACTTGCTGATAGTACAAATAATGCAAAGAAGAAGATGCAAGTAACGACCATTGATGGAATGTACAAAGCTTGGTAACCTTCTCCAGTCAACTCCAATTGTTTCATTAATAACTGTCCGATACCTTCTAGTCCTACACCACTTGTAATCCCAATCACAAGTGACGCCGCACCTAATATAATTGTTTCAAGGAACATCAGTAATGTAACTTTATACTTTTTTGCTCCTAACATCATATACATACCAAACTCTTTTTGGCGAAGAGATAATAAGAAAGAGTTTGCATACATAATGTAAAAAAATGTTACAATCGCTAATAAAGAGGAACCTATTTGGAATATTAATACAATAGGACCAATGTTTGCATTAGATTCAAGGAACACTTTATTTAGTGATAGCGTTTGAAACATATAGAAAGTAGAAATAGATACAATAAGACCAATAAGTAATACAATATAATCTTGCAATTTACTTTTCAACCCTGACATGGAAAGTTTAAATAACATGCCCAAACCTCCTTTCTTACGCTTTTTGTGTGCCTAAATCTGCAAGCACCTCTAAAATTTCTTTATAAAACTCTTCACGTTTACCACCACGGTAAATTTCTTTATATAACTCACCATCTTGAATGAATAAAATACGCTGACAGTAACTTGCACTGTATGGATCATGCGTAACCATCATAATCGATACGCCTTGTTCTTTATTTAAATTTGTCATCGCATTAAGTAAACTAGTTGCATTTTTAGAATCAAGAGCTCCTGTTGGCTCGTCCCCTAAAATAATTGCAGGCTCATGCACTAACGCACGTGCTGCTGCTGAACGCTGTTTCTGTCCACCAGATACTTCAGATGGGTACTTTTGAAGTATTGTTACAATCCCTAACATATCAGCTACCTTTTCTACTTTCGGCCCAATTTTTCGTGATGGGACACCTTGAAGGGATAATGGAAGTGCAATGTTTTCGTAAATAGATAAATTCTCTAATAAATTAAAGTCTTGGAAAATGAATCCTAACTTTTGCGAACGGAAATCAGAAAGCTCACCTTGCTTCATTTTCGTAATATCCGTTCCTGCAATTTCAATAACGTCACCTGTCGCTTTATCAAGAGTTGAAATTACATTTAATAATGTCGTTTTGCCAGAACCAGATGGCCCCATAATCCCAACAAACTCCCCCTCTTGAATCGAGAATGAAACACCTTTTAATGCGTGTGATTGATTCTCACCTTTTTTACCGTACACTTTTTGAATGTTTTTACGTCTACGACTTGTTTTATCATATAATATCCTCCTACGTCTCTATGATTGATAAGCTACCGTTTGGGTTGTTTCTTTTTCTTTTTCGTTTCCACTTGCAATGCCTCATCTGTAAAAGTATTAAACTTGTACCCCACCAATATATATCCTTTTATTTTTCAAAATAATAAGTCCTTTCATATTTTTGCAATACATAAAAATAGATATCAAACGGGATATATTGTATTCAATTTGGACATCCATTTTTAGGAATACACGTAATAGACCATCTAAGTAATAAATTTGTTCCCCGTTAAGATAAGAAAGCACTAGGTATTTTGTTAAGAAAACAAAATGAATTGCATAAAAAAATCCATTTTCGCTATCTCAAAAAAAGAATCATTGCTGCAGATTTTATAAACTGTATAATGGCCGGCTCATGCACAAGTACACATGTTGCTGCCCACTAGATACTTCAGGTGGATGCTTTTAGAGTATCGCTGAAACTTCTAACATATAAACTACCTTTTCTACCTCCGGGCGAGTAATTCGCGATGGAACACCTTGAAGGGAAAATGAAGAAACAATTTTGTGCAATCATTTGAATTATAAATAAAACATATTAAGAACTACTGGTTATATTTCTTAATTTTTCTTAAGATAATTTATAAAAACTAAACCATAATGGGGAGATTATTTCATAATTGTTTCTAGTACAAATAATAAAAAAACTACATCCTATATTGAATGTAGTTTTTCTAGCTGATTTATTTATTTTTTACTTCATTTTTATAAAAATCAAATAATGGTTCAATGGCTGGACTAGATAAAAGAGGAATTGCCTTCTTAATCAATTCTCTATCCCAATCAAACCAACGCATTTCCATTAGCATATTAATTTCTGTATCAGTGAACCGTTTTTTTATTTCCTTAGCAGGATTACCGCCCACTATTGTATATGGCGGAACATCTTTACATACGACAGATCCTGCCGCAACAATTGCACCTTCACCGATTGTAACGCCAGGCATTATTATAGCATTCATACCAATCCAGGCATCACTTTTAATGACTGTATCACCCTTTGGTTCATAAGATTGTCCGATTTGCTCAGCGAATGGATACACTGTAATCCATTCTGAGTGATGATTATGATTACCACCCATTAAAATGATAACGCCACTTGCAATACAAACATAATTTCCAATAATAAGTTTATCAAGATGCCAACCCATCTGTTCAATTGGATTGAAAAGTGCTTGGGACTTAGCATCGCCCCATAAATACCTTACACAACCATCTTCAAAATTTTGATTTCCATAATACCCTGAATAATATGAGTACTCTCCTACTTCAATGAGTGGATTTGTTACTATATCTTTTAAATACTTTGTTTCAGACCAATGATTAAATAATGGATGCTTCATAACTATATTCCTCGCTTCTAAGTATTGTAGATTTTTGCAATTTACTTAGAAGCTTAATACGACAGCGACATTTTTAAACTTTTTCAAACGACGAATCATTATCTTCAAGCCTTTCAGTTATAATGAAAAATCATAACGTAATAAATTACACAAGTCAAATTAACCAAGTTATAATAAATCCGAGAATGCGGACAAGAAAACCATTTTATATTTTTTTTGAAACTCTTTATTTTTTTATTTAAATTACGGTACATGAAATTCACATGACACTTGTGTAGTAATACTTTCTCCTTATCAAGAGGATATAATATTACAGCAGAACTTTTACATAGGTGTAGCTTTTGAATAAAGTTTGATTAAATTAACTTAATAAACCTTGATAAAAGAGCGAATAGAAAAAAGTTTGATGATTTTGTGAACCTTACTCAATTAAAGCGCCCGACTGTGGTAGATACATTATCCTCAATTACTTCTTGGGGTAGCGTCAGGAAAATGCGGATTTACAACGCTAAGGAAATGACACTTATTAAAAAAGCCGATTTCCATCTCAAGGAATCGACTTTTTAGTTATTCTTAATGAACTAACGCATACGTTAGTTCATTAAGTAAGAGGTTTGAAAAAATAGCCTGTATATATTTGAACGATGAATAACTTACCTATTTTCTTGTGTTAGTTTGCACTATATACAGAAAATCCAGAAAAACTTAACATATTATTTATCTGTTTGTTTTTGCTTCTTTTTCAAATACTCCGCACGCAATTTTTCAAGTTGCTGCTTTTTATCAAATTTGGCAGGCGTCTGTTTTTCATGAAACTTTGCCACAGCTGCCTGACCTTTGTAATCCAATTGATATTTCCCCACTTTGTTCACCTACTTTTCTTATCTTTAAAGAGAATCTATTCAACAAATATAATATACCTTATTTTACTTAAGTAAACCTTATTAGTCAAAGGAACTTAAAGTAAAAAGCTTGATAACAAGGGGGAAATCAATCTAAAAAGTCGCTTTCCTTAGGTAAGGGAAAACGACTTTTTGTGTAGTCTTATTCAATTAAATGGCCCGATTGTTGAAGAAAAAGATACTCTGCAAAATAGATCTTTTTATCAAACTTTATTTTAAATCAACAATAGGTAAATTTCTTGGCCATTATTTTGCTTCACATAAAATTCTATACAAAAAAGCAACCTATAAATTTAGGCTGCTTTTTATTCCGTCTTTTATTACTTAGCTAATTCTTTCGTTCCCTGCATTACATCAACGAAAAATCCCCAGTTATTCACAACAGAAGAAATACTAATATGTTCATCTGGAGTGTGAACATTAAAGATATCTGGACCGAATGAAATAGCATCTAACTCAGGCATTTTTTGAACAAATACACTGCACTCAATTCCTGCATGTACTGCGAAGATTTCAGCATCTTTGCTGTATTTTTCTTGGTGCACTTTTTCGAATAAATTACGGATAGGCGAATTAGGATTATATGGCCACTCTGGATATTCAGACTCTTTTTCAAATGTTGCCCCTACTAATTCCGCAATATACTTAATTTCCTCTACAATATGTTGTTTTAAGCTACTTACAGAACTTCTCACTTCGCTTCGTAATTTAATCTCATCTTGCAGTGTTTGAATAACTCCTAAATTAGTTGAGCTTTCTACAAGACCTTTAATATCCATGCTCATACTTTGTATACCATTTGGAATTAAGAATAATGAAGAAATAAGCTGTTTTTGTGTTTCTTTAGAAAAGACTTTTCCCGCCTTTTCTTCTACTTTTGTAAGTGAAACATGAACATCCGGATCAACAGCACGTAGCTCTTCTTGTAACATACGTGTCCATGATTTTAGTTTTTCTTCTACTTGCTGTACATCTTCTGCACGTAATAAAATTGTAGCTACACTTTCACGCGGAATTGCATTTGTTTTTAAGCCGCCATGAACTTCACTCATATTAAACTGAATGTGAAGTGATAAATCACGTAAAACTCGTCCTAATACTTTATTCGCATTACCGCGTTGTTTATCAATTTCCAAACCAGAATGTCCACCTTTAAGTCCCCCAACATATAGTCGGTATGTGTCCATATCTACTGACGCTTCATCCCAAATCACTGAAATCGTTTCAACTGCTTTCGCACCACCTGCGCTACTCACTAGTAATTTATGATCTTCTTCAGAATCAATATTAATAAATATTTTTCCATCAAAATGATTTGAATCAACAGCGAATGCACCGCCCATTGTCGTTTCTTCTTCAGTTGTAATAACAACTTCTAAAGCTGGATGCGGGATGTCTGTTGAATCTAATAATGCTAATGCATATGCAACGGCAATACCATTATCAGCACCTAAAGTAGTTTCGTTTGCATATAACATATCTCCAATAATTCTTAATTCAATTGGATCTTTCTCAAAATCATGAACTGTCGCTTGGTTTTTTTCACACACCATATCAGAGTGCCCCTGAATGATAATAGCTGAAACATTCTCATAACCAGAAGTAGCTTCTTTTTTTATAATGACATTTAACGCTTCGTCTTGAATAACTTCTAAATTACGTTCCTTTGCGAAACTCACTAAGTAATCACTAATTTCTTTTTCATTACCTGATCCTCTAGGAATCTTTGAAATTTCTGCAAAATGATAAAATACAGGGTGCTTTGTTAATTGTTCTAAAGTAGAATACATTTTTAAGCTCCTCTCCAATTGACAAAATAATATGTACGTCCTTTATTATTATACCATGATTCATTATTTTACTTTTATTTTAAGATTTCAAAAATTCATTATAACCTATTCATTCCATCCTCATATTTTTTAATTTAGTGTAAATAAGCTATACTCTTACAAGATTGTAAGAGTGCTGTAATCAAAATCGATTTTTCTATTTAAAAAATAACCGCATACTTTAAATACATAATTTAAAGGAGATAATGAAAATGAAAAAATTTTTATCTGTTATTACACTAAGTTTATTATTTTGCAACTTAACTATCGGGTGCGAAAGAGCTTCTCTAAATAGAATCGGTAAGGATGTATATTACGTACAGATAAAAGGTGAAGGGTTTATTGAAAAGATAGAAGGTAGAAACTTACGGAACTACACATTGCCGGCATATGATGAAGATGGAGTAAGAAAACAAATTACATTTAGAAGTAAAAAACAATCAAACGATCAAAAATTAAATGAAAAGGCATTTTTGTGCATTTATGTAGACCAAGAAAATAAAGATAAAAATGAAATATCATCGATTGAAGTAAAATCCTATGAAGAAATTCAAAAAGCGGATTTACCTTTAAAAGTAAAAGAAAAGTTTAATGCAAAATAAAAAAATACAGGAAAATGCTCTTATGCATTTTCCTGTATTTTTTTCACTCGAGCATATTTCGAACTATTACTATCCATAAGTTTTTCTAAACGATTTATATTTTCTGTTAATGCACCTTTCACAAGAGAGAAATCTGTATTTGATTCTTCTTTTTTAGTTTTAAAAAACGAAGATTTTTGAGCATTTACTTCTGCCATCTCTTCTCCCCCTTTTCAAAAAGATACAACCTTTTATTTATATTATATAGCAAATGCAGACAGAGTGTACACGTATCATTTTCTTTTTAATTCTTCTTCTAACTCTTCTACTTGCTGCAAAGTATCTCCTTTTATTAAAGAGAAATCTGTTGTATCTTCATTATCTTCTTTAAAAAAATCATTGTCATAATCTTTTATCACTACAATCACCTCTACGTGCTAGTGTAGGAATGATTGTCCAATTTTATACAAGCTTGTCTGAATTTGTTCTCCCTTTATGTATAGGTGAAAAGGACAGAAAAAGATTCTGTCCTTATTTACTAAAATAACTATGATGAATTGTTAAATTATATACATTTTCAAAATCTCGATCTTGAAGGTTATTTTTCTTCCCATCAATAACAATGAAAACATCACTAACTATTTTTGCTGGTATAATTCCGACATTTTCTACTTGCACCGCTTTCTGCTCATTCAATTGCTCGATGTGTTCTAATGGAACAATAATACTAAATTGAGAGCGGATACCACGAAAGTTTGTATTTAATTCCTTCACCGCTTCAAATACAACAATTTTCGCACCAATCTTTTCCCCATATGAATCTAAAAATGTGTTTAAGCTTTTTGTATATTCCTCTTCCGTATGCCATTCCATTGTCCCAAAGGCTGTTGGATTCACATTTTGAATAATTGTCGTATATATTTCTCCTCTTGCTTTTGAAGCAATTAATGACCTTTTAATTGATTGGACCGTCTTTCCAATATCGCTGAATTTTGCGCCCCATATTTCTGAAATATTTGGTGTCAAAATGAATGCAATATCAACGAAAATTACCATCGCAGTAAACATTAAAAGATTTTTCCAGAGGGTTAAATCTATTCCTTTTATCATGAAATAAACTGTGACTGATGTTATGAACAAACCGTACCACGTTTTTCGAATTCGTTGTTTCTTCTCCTCGTACAACTCTTCATTTCTCCAATAAAAGAAAACAAGAACAATAAAGACGATTGCTAAAATAAATAAGCCAATTCGAATGTTAGAGATCGTCAATCACATCACCCTCCATTCCAAAACTACTCACGATACCATTACATGCACAAACAGCTCTCTTTATGACAAAAGACGTGGACAACCTTCTAAAGTTAGCACCATCGCATATACATTAGAAGCAGGCCACGTCTTTTATCCCGCATTAACGGGCAGTAAGACCCCCCACCTCAAAATTCAGCGAAAGCAAAGACGTTAGGTGAGGGATCAACTGCCCATAAAAGCCCGATTGGTGAAGGCTAATAATCAGTGCGGGATGAACACCCTCCACTGATTAAAGTTTCACTTTATCATGAATCTACATTGTATATGTAGACAAGCATGCGTTTCAAATTTTCATGTTAAAAAGAAATATGTTTCGGAATTTCCCCTTCAGGTACTTCTCCATCCATACTTAAGTAATAATGACGAATCGGACGTAATTTTTCATCTAACTCATAAACAAGCGGAATACTAGTTGGAATATTTAATGAAACCACACCATCACTTGAAAGATTGTC
It encodes:
- a CDS encoding CatB-related O-acetyltransferase, whose amino-acid sequence is MKHPLFNHWSETKYLKDIVTNPLIEVGEYSYYSGYYGNQNFEDGCVRYLWGDAKSQALFNPIEQMGWHLDKLIIGNYVCIASGVIILMGGNHNHHSEWITVYPFAEQIGQSYEPKGDTVIKSDAWIGMNAIIMPGVTIGEGAIVAAGSVVCKDVPPYTIVGGNPAKEIKKRFTDTEINMLMEMRWFDWDRELIKKAIPLLSSPAIEPLFDFYKNEVKNK
- a CDS encoding aminoacyl-histidine dipeptidase, encoding MYSTLEQLTKHPVFYHFAEISKIPRGSGNEKEISDYLVSFAKERNLEVIQDEALNVIIKKEATSGYENVSAIIIQGHSDMVCEKNQATVHDFEKDPIELRIIGDMLYANETTLGADNGIAVAYALALLDSTDIPHPALEVVITTEEETTMGGAFAVDSNHFDGKIFINIDSEEDHKLLVSSAGGAKAVETISVIWDEASVDMDTYRLYVGGLKGGHSGLEIDKQRGNANKVLGRVLRDLSLHIQFNMSEVHGGLKTNAIPRESVATILLRAEDVQQVEEKLKSWTRMLQEELRAVDPDVHVSLTKVEEKAGKVFSKETQKQLISSLFLIPNGIQSMSMDIKGLVESSTNLGVIQTLQDEIKLRSEVRSSVSSLKQHIVEEIKYIAELVGATFEKESEYPEWPYNPNSPIRNLFEKVHQEKYSKDAEIFAVHAGIECSVFVQKMPELDAISFGPDIFNVHTPDEHISISSVVNNWGFFVDVMQGTKELAK
- a CDS encoding YxeA family protein; translated protein: MKKFLSVITLSLLFCNLTIGCERASLNRIGKDVYYVQIKGEGFIEKIEGRNLRNYTLPAYDEDGVRKQITFRSKKQSNDQKLNEKAFLCIYVDQENKDKNEISSIEVKSYEEIQKADLPLKVKEKFNAK
- the spoIISB gene encoding stage II sporulation protein SB: MAEVNAQKSSFFKTKKEESNTDFSLVKGALTENINRLEKLMDSNSSKYARVKKIQENA
- a CDS encoding type II toxin-antitoxin system SpoIISA family toxin, coding for MTISNIRIGLFILAIVFIVLVFFYWRNEELYEEKKQRIRKTWYGLFITSVTVYFMIKGIDLTLWKNLLMFTAMVIFVDIAFILTPNISEIWGAKFSDIGKTVQSIKRSLIASKARGEIYTTIIQNVNPTAFGTMEWHTEEEYTKSLNTFLDSYGEKIGAKIVVFEAVKELNTNFRGIRSQFSIIVPLEHIEQLNEQKAVQVENVGIIPAKIVSDVFIVIDGKKNNLQDRDFENVYNLTIHHSYFSK